agctacagctccgattcaacccctagcctgggaacctccatatgccgcaggagcggccaaagaaatagcaaaaagaccaaaaaaaaaaaaaaaaaaaaaccttcttaggGAAGGTTGGAATGTGTGTACATCAGTTACCAAATATACATAGGGAAACCAGACAGCATTTCATTTCTGGAAGTCTTCTCTAAACTTTGGAAATAACTAGTTTGGTGCCTATAGAAAGCAATGGATTTTTCTTTGTAAGCAGAGTCTCTCAGTCTATCACTTAAACCCATCTTAAAAGCATGTAAATTTGAATAAACACTATTCCTGAAAGGTATTAAATACCTAAAGGAAATGTGTAGCCTTCATCCAATCatgtcaacttttaaaatatgcagtagAAATATGATGTGTTGACCCATCCACCTGTTTTATCCAGACATTTTGAAGTCACCTCTCCTTTCTTCTATAACATTTTCCTACACAAAACTTAAAAGTCTCTGTCAATATAAATAATACGCTGTGTGATGAAAAATGATGTACAAAAATATACactagagaagttcccttgtggcacagcagcttcaggatcccacattgctgcagattTGCAAAGGCCAAAACTGCAgtatgggttgaatccctggcctgggaagttccacatgcaatgggtgtggcaaaaaaaaaaaaaaaaaagatacactagaATGAAAAAGCTtagtggagatggagagacaaaGGACTTGAAGCATTCCCagacaggagctccctggaggcctatctgctaagaatccagcattgtcactcctgtggcttagggcactgctgtggctcagctttgatCTCTGAATGTCTGCATGCCTAGGGgcaaggacaaaaggaaaaaaattcagagataaaGAGGCCCTGATGTCCTGATGGAATATTATTGGAAGTAGATCAAAAATTGGACAAAATGTTATGATATCAGAGAATTGAAAGTAATGAAATACCAGGAGAATGACATGGAAAAGATCAGAGTTCAagcatagaattttagagcttAGCTATACATCTATGGAACCTTGAAAACTGGATTTATAGTCTCATCATCTCAATACCTCATTTAAGGGATTCATGGCTTTTTGATCTTTAGATCCTCCCTAGTCATTAGCAGACAACTGGGATGAATGATGAACAGTATCTTACAATTCAGATACTAACATTTCCTTTGTCATAAGGTTTGGGAATAGGTACTAGATGATTCATGGGTCTGAAAGGTTTACTGTAGTGTTTGGCACACAGGTCTCATTAAGGATCAGctggaattattattatattatctcaCTGTGCACAACAGACCTAGGGTTCTTTTGGAATCAAAATAATATCTTAGCCCAGGGGAGTTCAATGTGACACCTCACACGATGGCCTTGaggactcagagaaacagagtatGTGAAAACTGTGCTTTGCCAGCCTCCAAATGTAATCTGCTGCCTCTAAACCAATGACTCTCTGGTCCTCTGTGGAAATGCTTTCCTCCTGTTCCAGTTCCCTGGACATAAATGTCGTATTTGTAGCTACATATAAGTAAGTAAGCTGTTGATAACAGGCCAAGGCCTTACCTAAAAACAAGATAAGCCCCCGGGATAAAGAAAAACTCCTACAAGATACATAATGAATTCTGACATGAACAATCAACGGCCTGGTTTCAACAAAGTAGTTATGCAAGAAAAGGGACATCCAACAACAAATGTTTGAGTTGGGAGAAACATAATTTATAGCTAAATTCTCTCAGTTTATACTTCAGCAAGCTGTCATCTAAGGGTTTAAGTTTCTTGCTCAATTCTAAATGACCAAGATGGATTTAAATTGTAAAAGCCTTCTTAGTCCCCATGGGGATGATATAATAATTCAACCTGCATCTGCACAAGCCTATCTAGATGATAACTAAGGGCTAGGGCTAGgttctctccacctcctccttgtgCTAGAGCTAACTCCACCCTTTCACTCTTCTTAACATTTCAGTAAGGCCTTGCAGCAGGGATTCTGAAAAAGACCTATCTGATTCCTAAGACCCAGCCACATCTACTTCATCGGGCACCTGAAGGTAGGAACCAATAAACTTAGCTGGTATTTCTGCAAACCAAGGGATGAAAGAGCATTACTTTGGAGCATCTGAAACACAGTCACTTCTGCTTGGCATTCAATCCTTACCAGAGCCCAAGGACATGCTTATTGTCATCTTTATCACAAAGAGTAGTAGATTCCATTTCAGAAAGGTTCGGTTACTTGCTTAAGGTAGCTGTTTTTATACTGTAGGGTCATGAGGAGAAATTAAGTCCCCTGGTGTGACATCTTTTAAttatcctcccccacccacccaagtgACTGCACCCAATCTTCTATGAATGGATGCTTAATTGTGTGCATATATTCCCACTATACACAATTGTGTTTGTCATTTCTCAAAATCTTTCTACACTTCCTGCCACTGCTCTGATACAGGGGAAGCAAACTGCAGATAATGGAATGAATTAACAAAAACCATCCAGAAGAGTTTATTCTACTAGGCTTTGCGGATCGTCCCTTGCTGGAGCTTCCTCTATTCATTATTCTGCTTCTAACATACCCCATGGCCATGGTGGGAAACATAGCCATCATTAGACTCCCGTCTGCACagccccatgtatttcttcctcaccaACCTCTCCTTTCTGAACATGTGCTACACCACAAGCATTGTCCCTCAGATGATGTTTCACCTGGGAGGATCTGAGAAGACAATCAGCTATCTGGGCTGTGCCAttcagctttatttcttccacaTAATGGGAGGCACAGAATGTctgcttttggctattatgtctTTCGATcactacgtggccatctgcaagcctctgCACTACACCCTCATCATGAATCGGTGCACCTGTATCCTACTGGTGGCTACTGTGTGGCTGGGTGGAATGACCTACGCTGTCTCAGAGGCCACTGTCACATTACGCTTACAACTGTGTGGTCACAACACACTGGATCACTTGGTATGTGAGGTTCCTGTTCTGATAAAGGCAGCCTGTGTTGAGAAGGGCTCCAATGAGCTCACACTCTCTGtggtttgcattttcatgttaGCTGTGCCACTATGCTTCATTCTTGCTTCCTATGCTTCTTTTGGACATGCTGTATTTAAGATTAAATCTtcggagggaagaaaaaaagcctttggcaCATGTTCCTcctatctcattgtagttttcttctCTTATGGTCCAGGCATTAGCATGTACCTtcagcccccttcctccatctctaggGACCAGCCCAAGTTCATGGCTCTCTTCTATGGAGTGGTGACTCCTACActcaaccctttcatctacactcTGAGGAACAAGGATGTAAAGGGTGCCTGGGGCAACCTGGTGAGGAGCGTTTTCACTTCCAAGTGATAGTTCGCAGACATCAAATGACATTCTTTAACAAGTGAGTAGGTATATAGGAGTTTCTCTGACAAATCATTCTTGTCTCATACTTCCCCAGATCATGGCACAGGGTCTTCTTGTCCTGTGTCCTGTTTCTCATGTTCTTTCTAATGCTCTTAGACCAAGGGGACACTTGGCTAATAATGCACCCATAAGGGCACTGTTTGtggaaatgtattaaaaagagtTCTATTCTGGTGGCACACACTAAAATTCTAATGGTGTTAAGAAGtgaataaagtaataatataaaCCCATTCATTCAAGCTAGTCACCACAGCAACTATTCATCAGTGGATTTCCTATGACAGTGTCCCTTAAGAAATACTTCACCACTTTCTGCAAGATTGGCCATGTCTAAGAGGGCAGCACGCTGCCACTGGGCATTCAGAGTGAGACACTCTAAACCTTAGAccactgggcatct
This genomic stretch from Sus scrofa isolate TJ Tabasco breed Duroc unplaced genomic scaffold, Sscrofa11.1 Contig399, whole genome shotgun sequence harbors:
- the LOC110258732 gene encoding LOW QUALITY PROTEIN: olfactory receptor 2B11-like (The sequence of the model RefSeq protein was modified relative to this genomic sequence to represent the inferred CDS: inserted 2 bases in 1 codon), translating into MVGDNVNKRIPAKRISRLGRGDSAGVKPWLNKPRKPGPRILALGEKNKHSAEKVKPSPHIYPEIKEPPAWPEPQSVPPPPYPAQGAARGPSAPPGAPAVEGPAAGTRSRKGATPERTDEIATLPLHTLLEAFRRYTPFDPTSEAQKASVALAFIGQSALDIKKKLQRLKGLQEAELRDLAIAAVAMLVKDADKLTLGQNITVIAPHALENIVRQPPDRWMTNAHMTHYQSLLLTERVTLKAFEWVRQRAWRQLREAYSEEGNLQIPHRFQVGDSVYVRLKEFILLGFADRPLLELPLFIILLLTYPMAMVGNIAIXLDSRLHSPMYFFLTNLSFLNMCYTTSIVPQMMFHLGGSEKTISYLGCAIQLYFFHIMGGTECLLLAIMSFDHYVAICKPLHYTLIMNRCTCILLVATVWLGGMTYAVSEATVTLRLQLCGHNTLDHLVCEVPVLIKAACVEKGSNELTLSVVCIFMLAVPLCFILASYASFGHAVFKIKSSEGRKKAFGTCSSYLIVVFFSYGPGISMYLQPPSSISRDQPKFMALFYGVVTPTLNPFIYTLRNKDVKGAWGNLVRSVFTSK